In Desulfosudis oleivorans Hxd3, the DNA window ACGGAGGAGTCCTGATGTCACACGATATTTCGGCTGCGCGCGGCCGGTTGCTCACCCCGTTCAACATGATTTCCGGCATCATTCTGCTGATCGGCGTGGTTCTGACCATCGTCCGGTTTACCGGCGGGTTGAGCGCCATGACCAATCTTTCCCACAACAACCCGTGGGGCATCTGGATCGGCTTTGACCTGCTGGTGGGTGTGGCCCTGGCCGCCGGCGGCTATGTCACCTCCGCCGCCGTCTATGTCTTCGGTATGAAGAAATACCATTCCGCGGTGCGGCCGGCGGTACTCACCGGTTTTCTGGGATACGCCCTGGTGGTGGTGGCTCTGCACTACGACGTGGGCCGGCCCTGGCGCCTGCCCTACCCTTTTGCCATCTCACCGGGCACCACGTCGCTGCTCTTCGAGGTGGGCGCCTGTGTGGCCCTTTACCTCACCGTCCTGTTTCTGGAGTTCTCCCCGGCGGCCCTGGAGTGGCTGGGCCTTCGCCGTGCCCGCAACCTGGCGGTCAAGCTCACCATGCTGCTGACCATCTTCGGCGTGGTGCTTTCCACCCTTCACCAGTCCTCCCTGGGGGCACTGTTTCTGATCGCGCCGTCCAAGCTCCACCCCCTGTGGTACACGCCCTACCTGCCCACCTACTTTTTCATATCCAGTATTATTGCCGGCCTTTCCATGGTGATTTTTGAAAGTTCGCTGTCCCACCGGTATCTTCATCACAAGATGGACGAAACCCACCTGAAAGAGGCCGACGGCGTGGTGCTGGGCTTCGGCAGGGCAGCCTCCCTGGTGTTGTTCGGTTATTTTATCATCAAAGTCATCGGGGTGGCCAGCGGCGATCTCTGGCACTACCTGGCCACCGGTTACGGGGCATGGTTCCTGGTGGAGATGCTGGGCTTTGTGGCCCTGCCCTCTCTTTTGTACGCCATCGGCGCGCGTGAGAAAAACATCCGCCTGATCCGGTGGACCTCGGTTTTGGCCGTACTGGGGATTATCCTGAACCGTTTCAATGTCAGCCTGATCGCCTTTAACTGGCACCTGCCGGCGGACCAGCGGTACTTCCCCTCCTTGAGCGAGATCGGGGTATCTCTCTTTCTCGTGACCCTGGGTGTGCTGGCCTACCGGTTCATCGCCAGCCACATGCCGATTCTGTACGAACACCCGGAATATGCCGAACACGAGGCGCCGGAAGCCCAGAAGGCGACGGGGCACCACCATTAAAAACGAAACCGGCGGCAAAACGCCGTTAAAACAGAGGAAAGCATATGGAAGGCACGATTCACACCCTGCATGAGTTCATGCTGAAAACCGAGAGCATCACCTACATTCTTATTGTTTTCGGACTGATCGGCATCACCCTGTTCTGGCGGTTTTTAACGGAACGGGACGACGGGGAGTAACGCAACCGTTGTCAAACGCGGCGTCGATATTGGCACGCAACCTC includes these proteins:
- the hmcC gene encoding sulfate respiration complex protein HmcC, giving the protein MSHDISAARGRLLTPFNMISGIILLIGVVLTIVRFTGGLSAMTNLSHNNPWGIWIGFDLLVGVALAAGGYVTSAAVYVFGMKKYHSAVRPAVLTGFLGYALVVVALHYDVGRPWRLPYPFAISPGTTSLLFEVGACVALYLTVLFLEFSPAALEWLGLRRARNLAVKLTMLLTIFGVVLSTLHQSSLGALFLIAPSKLHPLWYTPYLPTYFFISSIIAGLSMVIFESSLSHRYLHHKMDETHLKEADGVVLGFGRAASLVLFGYFIIKVIGVASGDLWHYLATGYGAWFLVEMLGFVALPSLLYAIGAREKNIRLIRWTSVLAVLGIILNRFNVSLIAFNWHLPADQRYFPSLSEIGVSLFLVTLGVLAYRFIASHMPILYEHPEYAEHEAPEAQKATGHHH
- the hmcD gene encoding sulfate respiration complex protein HmcD; the encoded protein is MEGTIHTLHEFMLKTESITYILIVFGLIGITLFWRFLTERDDGE